GATGACTGCGCTGACCTGGCCATTGTCAAGACCGACTTACCGGATCCGGTCACTGCAGGAGGCGCATTGACGTATGCCTTAACGGTGACCAACTATGGTCCTTCTCAGGCGCAGTCAGTTACCGTTGCTGATGTTGTTCCAGCATCTGTGCTTAGTCCGCAGATCAGCCTTGATGGAGGAACCAGCTGGGATATATGGCAGGGATCTTACTCCTACGGTTCGCTGGCTTCCGGCAGCAGCTTCAGTTTCATGATCCGCGGAACCGTCAGCTGCGACACACCTGACGGAACGCTGTCCAACACCTCAACAGTTGCAAGTACTACCGCCGAAGGGAATTCCGCTAACAATACAAGCACGGCGACCACACAGGTGACCGGTCTGGGAACACCGGGCCCCATTGAGGCCGGACAGACGGTCTATTGTGCTGCTGATGAGGGTTACACATTCTCAATTCCGCCAGTGACGGGAGCGACTGGCTATACCTGGACCGTGCCCCTGGGATCAACGATCACGGTGGGTCAGGGTACGACGACCATCACCATGAATGCAGGGAGCACCAGCGGTAATGTTTGCGTGGAGGTGAGCTTTGCAGGCTGTCCCGGCAAAACTGCCTGCCTGGCCATTGAGATACAGAATATATTGCCTAAACCGGTGTTCAAACCCGAATAAAAAATATCATCCATCTGGATGAGCAAACGATATAAAATAGGATTGGAAAATGTTCACAACCGGCTGCTGTTTGCAAAGGGTGTGAGTTAAACATACAAATCAGGAAACGTATGAAAAAGGCTTTACTAAGTTTGATGACCTGCGGTATCTTAATGTACTTTCCGGCCATGGCTGACGACTTTCAAGTCACTACGACCAGCGACAGCGGTCCGGGCTCGCTCGGGCAGGCCATCCTGAATGCTAACGGCAATGCAGGCGCCGATAACATTTTTTTCAATATCCCGGGCTCAGATCCGAATTATACTGGTGGTGTCTGGATTATCACCCTGGAAGATAATCTCCCGGAGATCACCGATGCCGTAACTATTGACGGACTGACGCAGCCGGGCGCTTCGGCCGGCAACCTGATGGCCGGCACGCCGCATACGATCAAGATTGAGATACGGGGTTTGGATGTATCGGATCCGATGGACTGGAACAAGGACGGCTTTTGGATCACGTCCGATGGTTGCACAATCCGGGGTTTAGCCGTGAACCGCATGAATCAATATTGCATCTCATTTGTCGGTTCTGAAAACAACACGGTTCAAACCTGTCATATCGGGTTGAATGCTGCAGGATTATGGGCGGATAACAGCACAAACTATGGAAACGGAATTTATCTTGAAGCCTGCGGTACAACCCTCATCGGCGGAGCAGGGACCGGCAGCGGGAATGTCATCGCCGGCACCTACCAGGAAGCTATCTTAGCAGATGACGACGGAACGCCATTGAATGGATGCCAAAACCTGACCATCCAGGGGAACATCATCGGGTGGAATTGTACAGGACAGGGCGGTAATGAAGATTTTGCCTGCAACCGCGCCATTGATCTTAACAATACGTCCCAGGTCCTGATTGGAGGAACCACTCTTCAGGAACGAAACGTGATCGCCAACTGCGGTGACAATATTACATTCAATTACGGTGACAACGTCCCGTCAGCAACACCTTGTACCAGTATCAGCATAAGGGGGAATATCATCGGAGCCGACAGAACGGGAACGCTTGCAGGATTTGGCTCCGTGAATGACAAGGGTATTCAGATGAATACCTGCACAACGGTGACGATCAGCGATAACCTGATCAGCGGAAACCGGTATCAGCAAATGTATGGAGAATACTGCAGCGGCCTTACGATGACCGGGAATAAAGTGGGGACGGATATCTCAGGCATGAGCTCACTTATTCCGGCCGGATATCCTTCAGATAAAGAAGGACTTTATTTTGATCACCTTTCCAATTCGACCATCGGTCCGGACAACCTGATATCCGGAATGACAGACGGTTTTGGTATCGTATTATTAGGAAGTAATTATGTCATGATCCGTGGTAATAAAATCGGAACGGATATCCTTGGCAACCCGGTTTTGGGCAATGCCTACGGCGGGATAGACCTGGATTACTCGAACAATATCACCATTGGCGGAAGAGCTGTAGGCGATGGCAACATCATTGCAGGAAACCAGGATCATGGTGTTTATTTATGGTATGATTCAGGCAATGGTTACAATAATCTTATAGCCGGCAACAGCATTTTCGACAACCAGGGCCTGGGAATTTCATTGGGGGGAGGAAGGTCGGAAAATGACATCAATGATTCCGATAACGGAGCTAACCGTCTTCAGAACTTTCCGGTCATTACCGGGATCACTCATTCTGGGCTCAACACGGATATAACTGCTACTCTAAACAGCACCCCCAGTGCCAGTTTCACTATTGATTTTTACTGGAGCCCGAATATCTATTTCAATGATGATGACTATCAAAGTTACGGCCAGGGTAAGGTGTACCTGGGAAGCACATCCGTGACCACCGATGGTTCCGGGAATGCAGGTCCCTTCAACTTCACGGCTCCAGGGCTGATCCCGGATGGCTGGTATGTAACGGCCACTGCCACCGATGTGTCCAACAACACCTCTGAATTCAGCGATTATTATATGTTTGGCGCAGCTGCAAATATTCATGTCGTCACAAACTGCTATGACGACGAATCCAATATGGTACCCGGTTCACTCCGGCAGGCGATCCTCGACGCCAACGCCCATCCGGGACTGGATTACATCCATTTTAACATCCCCGCCTCCGATGCGGGGTATGTGGCTTCAAGGGATTACTGGAGCATACAGCCTTATTCAGGATTGCCCATTATTACCGACCCGGTGGTAATCGATGGGTACACACAGCCCGGCGCTCAGCCAAATACCACCTGCATGCCCGACAACACGGATGCACAGCTTAAAATTGAGATCAGCGGCCTCCAGTGTTCCGAGATGAAACGGGGGTTCACCCTGGATAACGGAGGGGGAATCAATCCCCTGCTTGAAAATTGCGTGATCAGGGGCCTGGTCATAAACAACTGGTTTTACGGAGGAATTGCCACCTATGGGGTCACAAATTCAAGCATCGAGGGCAACTACATCGGTACGGATATTACCGGCACCCTTGCTGCAGGAGGCCAGTGGGAAGGGATCGAAATTAAGACCAACTCTTCCCATATCACCATTGGAGGGACTTCACCCGACAAACGCAACGTGATTTCCGGGAACCTTGGCAATGGTATATATATCGATGATGGAGTTGATTATATCACCATACAAGGGAATTATATAGGTACCGAAAAAAGCGGAACACTCCCCTTGGGGAACGGAGACAATGGCATCTATCTATACGAATTTAACGATTACTGTCTGATCGGCGGTACCACGGCCTGTTCCCGTAACATCATCTCGGCCAACGGAACCGACATAACAGGAGATCTCGGCCGGTGTGGGATCTTCTCCGATGTTGACAATTTTACTTACAATACCATCATCGGCAATTTTATTGGCACGGGGGCCACTGGTACCGAAAACCTGGGAAACGTTCACAGCGGCATTTCACTCCGGGATGCTATTTCTTATAATACCATCGGAGGGACCAGTCCCGGCGAAGGTAACGTAATCGTAAACAACGGCTGGGCCGGGATCAATTTAAGGGATGAGGATCCTACCAGCATCTGCAACAGGATCTCCGGCAACTCCATCTTCAACAACGGCATGCTGGGCATTGACCTGGACGACCATTCCTATGGAAATTATGAACCGGGAGGGGTGACCGAAAATGATCTCGTTGATCCGGACAGCGGTGTGAACGGATTCCAGAATTTCCCGGTGCTGACAACGGTTGTTTCGAATATTTCGAGTTATACAAACGTTACAGGGACGATCAACACCAATAGCAACTCCAACATCGTCATCGAATTCTTTTCCAATCCCGGGCTGGATCCGACAGGCAACGGCGAAGGACAGACCTACCTGGG
The sequence above is drawn from the Bacteroidales bacterium genome and encodes:
- a CDS encoding Ig-like domain-containing protein; the encoded protein is MKKALLSLMTCGILMYFPAMADDFQVTTTSDSGPGSLGQAILNANGNAGADNIFFNIPGSDPNYTGGVWIITLEDNLPEITDAVTIDGLTQPGASAGNLMAGTPHTIKIEIRGLDVSDPMDWNKDGFWITSDGCTIRGLAVNRMNQYCISFVGSENNTVQTCHIGLNAAGLWADNSTNYGNGIYLEACGTTLIGGAGTGSGNVIAGTYQEAILADDDGTPLNGCQNLTIQGNIIGWNCTGQGGNEDFACNRAIDLNNTSQVLIGGTTLQERNVIANCGDNITFNYGDNVPSATPCTSISIRGNIIGADRTGTLAGFGSVNDKGIQMNTCTTVTISDNLISGNRYQQMYGEYCSGLTMTGNKVGTDISGMSSLIPAGYPSDKEGLYFDHLSNSTIGPDNLISGMTDGFGIVLLGSNYVMIRGNKIGTDILGNPVLGNAYGGIDLDYSNNITIGGRAVGDGNIIAGNQDHGVYLWYDSGNGYNNLIAGNSIFDNQGLGISLGGGRSENDINDSDNGANRLQNFPVITGITHSGLNTDITATLNSTPSASFTIDFYWSPNIYFNDDDYQSYGQGKVYLGSTSVTTDGSGNAGPFNFTAPGLIPDGWYVTATATDVSNNTSEFSDYYMFGAAANIHVVTNCYDDESNMVPGSLRQAILDANAHPGLDYIHFNIPASDAGYVASRDYWSIQPYSGLPIITDPVVIDGYTQPGAQPNTTCMPDNTDAQLKIEISGLQCSEMKRGFTLDNGGGINPLLENCVIRGLVINNWFYGGIATYGVTNSSIEGNYIGTDITGTLAAGGQWEGIEIKTNSSHITIGGTSPDKRNVISGNLGNGIYIDDGVDYITIQGNYIGTEKSGTLPLGNGDNGIYLYEFNDYCLIGGTTACSRNIISANGTDITGDLGRCGIFSDVDNFTYNTIIGNFIGTGATGTENLGNVHSGISLRDAISYNTIGGTSPGEGNVIVNNGWAGINLRDEDPTSICNRISGNSIFNNGMLGIDLDDHSYGNYEPGGVTENDLVDPDSGVNGFQNFPVLTTVVSNISSYTNVTGTINTNSNSNIVIEFFSNPGLDPTGNGEGQTYLGTTTVTTDGSGNALFDVSLPKGVTFGSYITTTATLVDGTCFSTSEFSDGFGAEIVPDTVYVYETNYTVEVYRDPEAIAYYWSISPDGPVLTPGTPPNDHIVSIDWSDAAPNTLYTLSVQVENECGISEASNRQFQLLQCDFGDAPDNLATIIYPTLLINDGANHGIVPNFSIGTTVDGESDGQPSANAGFSGIDGDDGLGTIPDDEDGVTFPTYLIPGQTQTITVVVNGAGGKLSAWIDWNANNNWADDGEHIAADVMDNGTGDGSPATGTIQFNVSVPADAVTGYTFARFRWSTKPNLTYTGFAPTGEVEDYRVEITSQADLVTLKTLASGDPTPNEGDIVTFTITVTNNGPAQANNVTLTDLIPDGLTPTVNNGTVTQGTYNSGNGVWTVGNLALSASATLTIEGTVNVGQGGNTITNTTTAATSDQPDPTTVGDDLEESVEVNDWPIANDDVNATDEDTPVSGTAQTNDTPSGDGGNVWTLVGEDGGALHGEVTMNPDGSYTYTPDPNYNGTDVFTYQVCDVDGDCDEATVTITIDPVDDQPVAVDDINTTDEDTPVSGTAQTNDTPS